The Alcaligenes faecalis sequence TTGTGCAGCAGGAGTCACCTGACCCACCGTATAAGTCTTGCTGGAATCCGCAATAAAGCCGTTCTTCTCCAAGGTGATATCAAAATTCACGATATCGCCCTCTTTCAGCACATCCGCCGTGGACGGCATGCCGTGACACACCACTTGATTAGGCGATGAGTTCAGCACATAGGCATAACCGTACTGCCCTTTGCTGGCAGGCCGGGCTTGCAGATCGTGAACGATGTAGCTCTCGACCAGATCATTGATCTGCATGGTGTTCATGCCAATCAGATCCAACTGATCCAGGCGCGTGAACACTTGGGCCAACAAACGGCCCGACTCAGCCATCAAGGCAATGTCATCTGCCGTCTTGATCATGCTGGCTCCGCGTGATCCAGCGGCACCGCAGGTTCACCCAGACCCGCCGCCTTCATTTCACGAGCAACAATCTCGTTAAAACTCAAGGTCGGATTCAGTTCGCACAACAGTCCCATACGTATCCAGAAAGCCGCCTGCGCATTGATGGAACGACATGACACCGTACTCGCCTTGCGTAACTGGTCATGGAGCTCGTCATCAATATTCACAATACCCATTTCTCAATCCTTATATGATTCATATACGAATCATATAAGCCACAAAAACGGGATGCAAGCAGAGCCTGAATGAAAACCCTGATCCAGCCTGATGCCCTGACCAGGCTGTTTTCAGTTCTCCTCATCCAAAGGGCGGCCTGTCTGCAACAAGTCCTCCCACAAGAGTCCTGCTTGCTTGTGGCCCACGGGAGGCTGGGCGTTATAATGCCCGATTCATCATTTTCAATGGCCCGCGGGATATACACCCGTCACGGCTCCTTCTATGACCGACACCACACTCTCTACCCCCGCCAGCGCGGACGCTGCCACCAAGCCTGCCCGCAAACTCTTCATTCGCACCTTTGGCTGTCAGATGAACGAGTACGACTCCGAAAAAATGGCCGACATCCTGAATCAGGATCGCCCCGTGGAGTTGACCACCAATCCCGAAGAAGCAGACATCATCCTGTTCAATACCTGTTCAGTGCGCGAAAAAGCGCAAGAAAAGGTGTTCTCGGATCTGGGCCGGGTTCAGCATTTGAAGGCGCTCAATCCCGATCTGGTGATTGGCGTGGGTGGCTGTGTCGCCAGTCAGGAAGGCGACACGATTATTCGTCGTGCTCCCTACGTGGACGTGGTATTCGGACCACAGACCTTGCACCGTCTGCCCGAACTGATCGTCAAGCGCCGCAACAGTGGCCGTTCGCAAGTGGATATCAGCTTTCCGGAAATCGAAAAATTCGACGCCCTGCCCCCGGCACGCGTGGAAGGCTATTCGGCCTTTGTGTCCATCATGGAAGGTTGCAGCAAGTACTGCAGCTTCTGTGTGGTGCCCTACACCCGTGGTCCCGAAGTCTCCCGCCCCTTTGACGACGTGCTGATGGAAGTGGCCGACCTGGCCGACCAGGGTGTGCGTGAAGTAACGCTGCTGGGCCAGAACGTGAACGCCTACCGTGGCCCTACCGATGTTGCCGGCGAAATTGCCGACTTCGCCATGCTGCTGGAATACGTACACGAGATTCCCGGTATCGAGCGCATTCGCTACACCACCTCGCACCCCAAGGAGATGACCTCGCGCCTGATCGCCGCCCACGGCAATCTGCCCAAGCTGGTCCCCTTCCTGCACCTGCCCGTGCAAGCCGGCAGCGACCGTATTCTGGCTGCAATGAAACGCGGCTACACTTCGCTGGAGTTCAAATCCATCGTCCGCCGCCTGCGCGAGGCCCGTCCCGACATCGTCTTGTCCTCGGACTTTATTGTGGGCTTTCCCGGTGAGACGGAAGAGGATTTCCAGAAGACACTGAAGCTGATTCGCGATGTGAATTTCGACCAGTCTTTCTCTTTTGTGTATTCGCGTCGTCCCGGTACGCCCGCCGCCGACCTGGAAGACACCACCAGCAAAGAAGAAAAGCTGGACCGCCTGCACCGCCTGCAAGCGCAAATCAACGAACAGGCCCAGGCCATCAGCCAGGCCATGGTGGGCAGCGTGCAACGCATTCTGGTGGAAGGCACCTCGCGCAAAGACGACTCGGAACTGAAAGGCCGTACCGAAAACAACCGCATCATCAACTTCCCCGGCGATCCTCGCCTGATCGGACAAATTGTGGATGTGCACGTGACCCAAGTACTGACCAACACCCTGCGCGGAGAAATCGTGACCCATGACCGGGTTGCAGGAGCCTGATCTATGACTAGCCAACGCCGCCGCATGCCCACTGCCTTGCGCCTGGACGGGGACAATAC is a genomic window containing:
- a CDS encoding ParD-like family protein; amino-acid sequence: MGIVNIDDELHDQLRKASTVSCRSINAQAAFWIRMGLLCELNPTLSFNEIVAREMKAAGLGEPAVPLDHAEPA
- the miaB gene encoding tRNA (N6-isopentenyl adenosine(37)-C2)-methylthiotransferase MiaB; the encoded protein is MTDTTLSTPASADAATKPARKLFIRTFGCQMNEYDSEKMADILNQDRPVELTTNPEEADIILFNTCSVREKAQEKVFSDLGRVQHLKALNPDLVIGVGGCVASQEGDTIIRRAPYVDVVFGPQTLHRLPELIVKRRNSGRSQVDISFPEIEKFDALPPARVEGYSAFVSIMEGCSKYCSFCVVPYTRGPEVSRPFDDVLMEVADLADQGVREVTLLGQNVNAYRGPTDVAGEIADFAMLLEYVHEIPGIERIRYTTSHPKEMTSRLIAAHGNLPKLVPFLHLPVQAGSDRILAAMKRGYTSLEFKSIVRRLREARPDIVLSSDFIVGFPGETEEDFQKTLKLIRDVNFDQSFSFVYSRRPGTPAADLEDTTSKEEKLDRLHRLQAQINEQAQAISQAMVGSVQRILVEGTSRKDDSELKGRTENNRIINFPGDPRLIGQIVDVHVTQVLTNTLRGEIVTHDRVAGA